One part of the Raphanus sativus cultivar WK10039 chromosome 7, ASM80110v3, whole genome shotgun sequence genome encodes these proteins:
- the LOC108817904 gene encoding stomatal closure-related actin-binding protein 3 isoform X2 yields MTKVCRETEERTIPESVLTVSTDVSFASNHFPPYKLGPDNEIVDEPKQDEKGPSVEETVEKESQLLSDQHKRLSVRDLASKFDKNLSTAISLADEAKLKEVASLEGHVMLKKLRDALEYMRGRTDGQNKEDVEKAISMVEALAVKLTQNEGELIQEKFEVKKLGNFLKQASEDAKKLVNHEKSFACAEIESARAVVLRLRDAFEEQERSSEASRAQGPDVEKMVEEVQEARQIKRMHHPTKVMGMQHELHGLRNRIQEKYMNSVKLHQEIATIKRAEESKSCPFVLEGTQSLGSCLKIRVNAPDSAIDLSNCSIQWYRAACETSRREAISGANQSVYAPEPFDVGRILQADILSNGQKVTVTTDGPINPDAVLQSRIESLMKKSNSEFSVVISQMNGQDYASRSHVFTVGKTRIKLSRGWITKAREIYSTSMQLCGVRGNVKAPTKSLLWQPRKSLTFTLTFESEQERNTAIALARKYAFDCNVSLLGPDD; encoded by the exons ATGACGAAAGTGTGTCGTGAAACTGAAGAAAGGACAATACCAGAATCAGTTCTTACGGTATCAACAGATGTGAGCTTTGCTTCTAACCATTTTCCACCATACAAGTTAGGACCTGATAATGAGATCGTAGATGAACCAAAACAAGATGAAAAAGGTCCATCAGTTGAAGAGACCGTCGAGAAAGAGAGCCAACTCTTGTCTGATCAGCACAAGAGGCTTTCAGTGCGTGACCTCGCTAGTAAATTTGACAAGAATTTGTCTACAGCTATTAGTTTGGCTGATGAG GCAAAGTTAAAAGAAGTGGCTTCTTTGGAGGGACATGTTATGTTGAAGAAGCTAAGAGATGCTTTAGAATACATGAGAGGACGCACAGATGGGCAGAACAAGGAAGATGTGGAGAAAGCTATCTCCATG GTTGAAGCTCTAGCTGTCAAGTTAACTCAGAATGAAGGTGAACTAATTCAAGAAAAGTTTGAAGTAAAAAAACTTGGAAACTTCCTCAAGCAG GCTTCAGAAGATGCAAAGAAACTAGTAAACCATGAAAAGTCATTTGCATGCGCTGAGATAGAAAGTGCGAGAGCCGTTGTGCTTAGACTTAGAGACGCATTTGAAGAACAGGAGCGAAGCTCTGAAGCTTCTAGAGCTCAGGGACCG GATGTTGAGAAAATGGTTGAGGAGGTTCAGGAAGCTAGACAGATCAAACGCATGCATCACCCAACAAAG GTGATGGGCATGCAACATGAACTTCATGGTTTAAGAAACCGAATCCAAGAGAAGTATATGAACTCTGTTAAACTTCATCAAGAG ATAGCAACAATCAAAAGAGCTGAAGAATCCAAGTCCTGTCCATTTGTTCTAGAAGGCACACAAAGTCTCGGCTCTTGCTTAAAAATCCGTGTCAATGCTCCAGATAGTGCCATAGATCTTTCCAACTGTTCGATCCAATGGTACCGTGCAGCATGTGAAACTAGCAGAAGGGAAGCTATATCTG GTGCAAACCAATCAGTGTATGCTCCAGAACCATTTGACGTCGGTAGGATCTTACAGGCAGACATTCTTTCAAATGGACAGAAAGTCACAGTTACAACCGATGGTCCAATTAATCCTG ATGCTGTGTTGCAATCCAGAATAGAGTCTTTGATGAAAAAATCCAACAGTGAATTCAGC GTGGTTATATCACAGATGAATGGACAAGACTATGCATCTCGATCTCATGTCTTCACTGTTGGAAAGACAAGGATAAAGCTGTCACGAGGATGGATCACAAAGGCGAGAGAAATATATTCGACATCCATGCAG CTATGTGGAGTTAGAGGCAATGTTAAAGCTCCTACGAAGTCGTTGCTCTGGCAACCAAGAAAGAGTTTAACTTTCACACTAACCTTTGAATCAGAACAAGAACGTAATACAGCCATAGCCCTTGCTCGAAAATACGCGTTTGATTGCAAT GTTTCATTGCTTGGGCCAGATGATTAA
- the LOC108817904 gene encoding stomatal closure-related actin-binding protein 3 isoform X1, producing the protein MTKVCRETEERTIPESVLTVSTDVSFASNHFPPYKLGPDNEIVDEPKQDEKGPSVEETVEKESQLLSDQHKRLSVRDLASKFDKNLSTAISLADEAKLKEVASLEGHVMLKKLRDALEYMRGRTDGQNKEDVEKAISMVEALAVKLTQNEGELIQEKFEVKKLGNFLKQASEDAKKLVNHEKSFACAEIESARAVVLRLRDAFEEQERSSEASRAQGPDVEKMVEEVQEARQIKRMHHPTKVMGMQHELHGLRNRIQEKYMNSVKLHQEIATIKRAEESKSCPFVLEGTQSLGSCLKIRVNAPDSAIDLSNCSIQWYRAACETSRREAISVHIFLIGANQSVYAPEPFDVGRILQADILSNGQKVTVTTDGPINPDAVLQSRIESLMKKSNSEFSVVISQMNGQDYASRSHVFTVGKTRIKLSRGWITKAREIYSTSMQLCGVRGNVKAPTKSLLWQPRKSLTFTLTFESEQERNTAIALARKYAFDCNVSLLGPDD; encoded by the exons ATGACGAAAGTGTGTCGTGAAACTGAAGAAAGGACAATACCAGAATCAGTTCTTACGGTATCAACAGATGTGAGCTTTGCTTCTAACCATTTTCCACCATACAAGTTAGGACCTGATAATGAGATCGTAGATGAACCAAAACAAGATGAAAAAGGTCCATCAGTTGAAGAGACCGTCGAGAAAGAGAGCCAACTCTTGTCTGATCAGCACAAGAGGCTTTCAGTGCGTGACCTCGCTAGTAAATTTGACAAGAATTTGTCTACAGCTATTAGTTTGGCTGATGAG GCAAAGTTAAAAGAAGTGGCTTCTTTGGAGGGACATGTTATGTTGAAGAAGCTAAGAGATGCTTTAGAATACATGAGAGGACGCACAGATGGGCAGAACAAGGAAGATGTGGAGAAAGCTATCTCCATG GTTGAAGCTCTAGCTGTCAAGTTAACTCAGAATGAAGGTGAACTAATTCAAGAAAAGTTTGAAGTAAAAAAACTTGGAAACTTCCTCAAGCAG GCTTCAGAAGATGCAAAGAAACTAGTAAACCATGAAAAGTCATTTGCATGCGCTGAGATAGAAAGTGCGAGAGCCGTTGTGCTTAGACTTAGAGACGCATTTGAAGAACAGGAGCGAAGCTCTGAAGCTTCTAGAGCTCAGGGACCG GATGTTGAGAAAATGGTTGAGGAGGTTCAGGAAGCTAGACAGATCAAACGCATGCATCACCCAACAAAG GTGATGGGCATGCAACATGAACTTCATGGTTTAAGAAACCGAATCCAAGAGAAGTATATGAACTCTGTTAAACTTCATCAAGAG ATAGCAACAATCAAAAGAGCTGAAGAATCCAAGTCCTGTCCATTTGTTCTAGAAGGCACACAAAGTCTCGGCTCTTGCTTAAAAATCCGTGTCAATGCTCCAGATAGTGCCATAGATCTTTCCAACTGTTCGATCCAATGGTACCGTGCAGCATGTGAAACTAGCAGAAGGGAAGCTATATCTG TTCATATCTTTCTCATAGGTGCAAACCAATCAGTGTATGCTCCAGAACCATTTGACGTCGGTAGGATCTTACAGGCAGACATTCTTTCAAATGGACAGAAAGTCACAGTTACAACCGATGGTCCAATTAATCCTG ATGCTGTGTTGCAATCCAGAATAGAGTCTTTGATGAAAAAATCCAACAGTGAATTCAGC GTGGTTATATCACAGATGAATGGACAAGACTATGCATCTCGATCTCATGTCTTCACTGTTGGAAAGACAAGGATAAAGCTGTCACGAGGATGGATCACAAAGGCGAGAGAAATATATTCGACATCCATGCAG CTATGTGGAGTTAGAGGCAATGTTAAAGCTCCTACGAAGTCGTTGCTCTGGCAACCAAGAAAGAGTTTAACTTTCACACTAACCTTTGAATCAGAACAAGAACGTAATACAGCCATAGCCCTTGCTCGAAAATACGCGTTTGATTGCAAT GTTTCATTGCTTGGGCCAGATGATTAA